A portion of the Bacillus sp. es.034 genome contains these proteins:
- a CDS encoding DNA alkylation repair protein has product MSHEYADKLIALLNDHQNSENREAMEAYMRNQFEFFGIRSPERTLLLRDFLKENGKPPIEELPDIVRSLWSRSQRECQYAALGLIDKQSRYLTKEHLPLLEDMIITKSWWDTIDHIAPNHVGKIYQKEEDDTYLEKWVHSDNMWLNRIAILHQLKYKEKTDEARLFRYIKMHHQSKEFFIQKAIGWAMREYSKTNPESVKRFIASEELAPLSIREGLKHVNRKAKVEKTVK; this is encoded by the coding sequence ATGAGTCATGAGTATGCTGATAAACTGATTGCCCTATTGAACGATCATCAAAACAGTGAAAATCGGGAAGCCATGGAAGCTTATATGAGGAATCAATTTGAGTTCTTTGGCATCAGAAGTCCGGAACGCACTCTCTTGCTCCGTGATTTTCTGAAGGAGAACGGTAAACCACCCATTGAAGAACTGCCTGATATTGTCCGTTCTCTCTGGTCCCGGTCTCAGCGGGAATGTCAATACGCCGCTCTCGGCTTGATCGATAAACAATCAAGATACTTAACAAAAGAGCATCTTCCCCTTTTGGAAGACATGATCATAACGAAATCCTGGTGGGATACGATTGATCATATCGCTCCTAATCATGTAGGGAAAATCTATCAAAAAGAAGAAGATGACACATACTTAGAGAAATGGGTTCACTCAGATAATATGTGGTTGAACCGCATCGCCATACTCCATCAATTGAAATATAAAGAAAAAACCGATGAGGCTCGCCTATTCAGATATATCAAAATGCACCATCAATCCAAGGAATTTTTTATCCAGAAGGCCATCGGCTGGGCCATGAGGGAGTATTCAAAAACCAATCCCGAATCGGTGAAACGTTTCATCGCTTCAGAGGAGCTGGCTCCACTCAGCATACGAGAAGGATTGAAGCATGTGAATCGAAAAGCTAAGGTGGAGAAAACGGTAAAGTAG
- a CDS encoding MalY/PatB family protein yields MNWNDCIERTNTHSVKWSFPNGDVIPMCIADMDFQVSSAIVEALNKKARHGIYGYTTFSDRYFESIMAWWKRRFQMDIKKEWISFSPGIIPGINVLLSVLTEPGDGVIIQDPVYYPFYSTIENHGCSVVKNTLLYKDGVYSIDFDDLEAKASRSSTKILILCSPHNPVGRVWTDEELTKIGDIAKRHDLWIISDEMHGDLVYEGYEHIPLFKVDERLLERSIVCAAPSKTFNIAGLQTSILLIPNEVERKKYQDKLTGFGLMRPNVFGIEGTIAAYEEGEPWLNELLMVLEENKQYVENYLGQHLPELRAIQPQATHLIWIDCSGLDMQGEELCRFFLEKARVKFDEGFKFGESGQSFVRMNIACPKERVDLALRRMHEAILQHRVNGKIVK; encoded by the coding sequence ATGAATTGGAATGATTGCATCGAGAGAACGAATACTCACTCCGTTAAATGGTCGTTTCCAAATGGGGATGTGATCCCTATGTGTATAGCAGATATGGACTTTCAGGTTTCTTCTGCTATTGTGGAAGCACTGAACAAGAAGGCCCGGCACGGCATTTATGGCTATACGACGTTTAGCGATCGTTACTTTGAGTCCATTATGGCATGGTGGAAAAGACGTTTCCAGATGGATATTAAGAAAGAATGGATCAGCTTCAGTCCCGGGATCATTCCCGGAATCAATGTACTGCTGTCCGTGCTGACTGAGCCTGGAGACGGGGTCATCATTCAGGATCCGGTTTATTATCCTTTCTATAGCACGATTGAGAATCACGGCTGTTCGGTGGTGAAGAATACGTTACTCTATAAAGATGGCGTGTATTCCATCGATTTCGACGATCTGGAAGCGAAAGCGAGCCGGTCAAGCACAAAGATCCTTATCCTCTGCAGCCCGCATAACCCTGTGGGGCGGGTGTGGACGGATGAGGAACTAACGAAAATCGGTGATATCGCCAAACGCCATGATTTATGGATCATCTCTGACGAAATGCACGGAGACTTAGTGTACGAAGGATATGAACATATTCCTCTCTTTAAAGTGGATGAGAGACTGCTCGAGAGAAGCATAGTGTGTGCCGCTCCAAGTAAAACGTTTAACATAGCGGGGCTGCAAACCTCCATCCTCCTAATTCCGAATGAAGTGGAAAGGAAAAAGTATCAGGACAAGCTCACCGGTTTTGGACTGATGCGCCCGAATGTGTTCGGGATCGAGGGCACGATCGCGGCTTATGAGGAAGGGGAACCGTGGCTGAATGAGCTTCTGATGGTATTGGAAGAGAATAAACAGTATGTAGAGAACTATCTGGGTCAGCATCTGCCGGAACTCCGGGCCATCCAGCCACAGGCCACCCATTTGATCTGGATCGACTGCTCAGGTCTCGACATGCAAGGGGAAGAGCTTTGCAGATTCTTCTTGGAAAAAGCCCGGGTCAAATTCGACGAAGGCTTCAAATTCGGAGAAAGCGGCCAATCCTTCGTCCGGATGAACATCGCCTGCCCCAAAGAACGGGTCGACCTTGCCCTAAGAAGAATGCATGAAGCCATACTCCAACACCGGGTAAATGGCAAGATAGTTAAATAA
- a CDS encoding glycine C-acetyltransferase: MTSKTLDHFLQENLEDLKSRGLYNEIDPLQGANGPVITINGKKLVNLSSNNYLGLATDERLKKVAIEAVKEYGVGAGAVRTINGTLDLHVKLEEKLAKFKGTEAAIAYQSGFNCNMAAISAVMDKNDAILSDELNHASIIDGCRLSKAKIIRFGHSDMEDLRAKAKEAKNSGQYNKLMIITDGVFSMDGDVCKLPEIVEIAEEFDIMTYVDDAHGSGVLGKGAGTVKHFGLSDKVDFQMGTLSKAIGVVGGYVAGTQNLIDWLKVRSRPFLFSTSLTPADVTACTEALDLIMNSTELQDNMWENSRYLKEELTKLGFDIGNSETPITPVIIGEEQATQNFSKRLYEEGVYAKSIVFPTVPRGTGRVRNMPSAAHTKEMLDQAIAAYEKVGKEMGII, translated from the coding sequence ATGACAAGCAAGACATTAGATCACTTTCTACAAGAGAACCTTGAAGATTTAAAATCACGCGGTTTGTATAATGAAATCGATCCATTGCAAGGAGCGAATGGGCCGGTGATCACCATTAACGGGAAAAAGCTTGTGAACCTATCTTCTAATAACTATCTTGGACTCGCTACAGATGAACGCCTGAAAAAGGTAGCGATTGAAGCGGTGAAAGAATATGGTGTGGGAGCAGGAGCAGTCCGTACGATCAACGGTACGCTTGACCTTCATGTGAAGCTAGAGGAAAAGCTTGCGAAATTCAAAGGTACAGAGGCAGCGATCGCGTATCAATCAGGATTCAACTGTAATATGGCAGCCATCTCAGCCGTGATGGATAAGAATGATGCCATCCTTTCAGATGAACTGAACCATGCTTCCATCATTGACGGATGCCGTCTATCAAAAGCCAAGATCATCCGTTTTGGCCACTCAGACATGGAAGACCTTCGTGCAAAAGCGAAAGAAGCTAAGAATTCCGGTCAATACAACAAACTCATGATCATTACAGACGGAGTATTCTCCATGGACGGGGATGTATGTAAGCTTCCTGAAATTGTAGAGATTGCCGAAGAATTTGATATCATGACGTACGTAGATGATGCCCATGGTTCCGGTGTCCTTGGTAAAGGTGCCGGTACGGTCAAGCACTTTGGTTTGTCTGATAAAGTCGACTTCCAAATGGGTACGTTATCGAAAGCGATCGGTGTAGTCGGCGGATATGTGGCCGGAACGCAAAACCTGATCGATTGGTTGAAGGTCCGTTCCCGTCCATTCCTATTCTCCACATCCCTGACACCTGCAGATGTGACGGCTTGTACGGAAGCACTAGATCTTATCATGAATTCGACAGAACTTCAGGATAATATGTGGGAAAACAGCCGTTATTTGAAGGAAGAGCTGACAAAGCTTGGATTCGATATCGGAAACAGTGAGACACCTATCACACCTGTCATCATCGGTGAGGAACAGGCAACGCAGAACTTCAGTAAGCGTCTGTATGAAGAAGGGGTTTACGCAAAATCCATCGTGTTCCCAACTGTACCAAGGGGAACAGGCCGTGTCAGAAACATGCCTTCCGCTGCACATACGAAGGAAATGCTTGATCAGGCCATTGCCGCGTATGAAAAAGTCGGTAAAGAGATGGGAATCATTTAA
- a CDS encoding L-threonine 3-dehydrogenase, protein MKKILVTGALGQIGSELTNKMREVYGSDKVIATDIRETDSPVVKNGPFEQLDVTNGDKMFDIAKTHNVDTVIHLAALLSATAEAKPLLAWNLNMGGLVNALETSRELGCQFFTPSSIGAFGPSTPKDSTPQDTIMRPTTMYGVNKVSGELLSDYYFTKFGVDTRGLRFPGLISYETLPGGGTTDYAVEIYYEAIKNNEYTSYIGEGTYMDMMYMPDALNAIIDLMEADGSKLEHRNSFNVSAMSVAPEDIAGAIRVHQPDFKLDYNVDPVRQSIAESWPNAIDSSAAMNEWGFKAEYDLAKMTSDMLDKLKTK, encoded by the coding sequence ATGAAAAAGATTTTAGTAACGGGTGCCCTTGGACAGATCGGATCCGAGCTCACCAATAAAATGCGCGAAGTATATGGTTCGGATAAAGTCATCGCAACGGATATCCGCGAAACGGACAGTCCGGTTGTGAAAAATGGACCGTTTGAACAACTTGACGTTACCAATGGCGATAAAATGTTTGATATTGCCAAAACACATAATGTGGATACGGTCATTCACCTGGCCGCTCTGTTATCCGCGACGGCAGAAGCGAAACCGCTGCTTGCATGGAACCTGAACATGGGAGGGCTTGTGAATGCCCTTGAGACATCAAGAGAATTAGGATGCCAATTCTTCACACCAAGTTCCATCGGAGCATTCGGCCCATCCACACCGAAGGATTCAACACCACAGGATACGATCATGCGCCCTACGACCATGTACGGGGTGAACAAAGTATCAGGCGAGCTTCTTTCAGACTACTACTTCACGAAATTCGGAGTGGATACGAGAGGGTTGCGTTTCCCTGGACTGATCTCATATGAAACCCTGCCAGGCGGTGGGACGACAGACTATGCGGTAGAAATCTACTACGAGGCAATCAAGAATAATGAGTATACTTCCTACATTGGTGAGGGTACTTACATGGATATGATGTATATGCCCGACGCCCTTAACGCAATTATCGACCTGATGGAAGCGGACGGTTCAAAGCTAGAGCATCGAAATTCCTTCAACGTGTCAGCCATGAGCGTGGCGCCTGAAGACATTGCCGGAGCGATCCGTGTTCACCAGCCTGATTTCAAACTGGATTATAACGTCGATCCCGTTCGCCAGAGCATCGCCGAGAGCTGGCCAAACGCCATCGATTCCAGTGCAGCCATGAACGAATGGGGCTTTAAAGCGGAGTACGATTTAGCCAAGATGACATCGGATATGCTGGATAAATTGAAAACGAAATAA
- a CDS encoding ATP-binding protein: MAKKMNSKEPTFHKLIFILMALSILQVIAILILGSPWDVIASLLLMCTMVAVLLILLKRGNRFMRRHQKLLEEENQLSTLLHSLPDFVCFKDGEGRWLKVNQFGRRLYNLEGIDYVGKTDRELGKLVPFFKDAFDYCIDSDEESWKAEQVTRCEEGFYLPNGEFKTFDVIKVPLFHSNHERKGLVIIGRDISQQKIAEEMLLRKEKLSVVGELAAGIAHEIRNPLTSIKGFIQLLEENEHVSGHYLKVMSSEMDRINQIVGELLILSKPQMREYQSFDMSDVLRYVVKVMGHEALLKGITLNIQLPSSPIHVFGDKNQCIQVFINIIKNAIESMDEGEIDVDWKIRNESIHIIIEDEGTGIPPDRLKRLGEPFFTLKEKGMGLGLTISQKIIEDHKGSLHIESEVNKGTKVEVTFPVVQNS; encoded by the coding sequence ATGGCAAAGAAAATGAATAGCAAGGAACCGACATTCCATAAGTTAATCTTCATACTCATGGCTCTTTCCATATTACAGGTCATCGCCATACTCATCCTTGGTTCCCCATGGGACGTCATTGCTTCACTTCTTCTCATGTGCACCATGGTCGCGGTCCTCCTCATCCTGTTAAAAAGGGGAAACCGTTTCATGAGGCGGCACCAAAAGCTTTTAGAAGAAGAAAATCAGCTATCCACCCTCCTCCATTCTCTCCCGGACTTTGTTTGCTTTAAGGATGGAGAAGGTCGCTGGTTGAAGGTCAATCAATTTGGTCGCAGGCTGTACAATCTTGAGGGCATTGATTATGTCGGCAAGACGGACAGGGAGCTCGGGAAACTGGTCCCATTCTTTAAAGACGCCTTTGACTATTGCATCGATTCCGATGAAGAGTCATGGAAAGCTGAACAAGTCACACGATGCGAAGAAGGATTTTATCTTCCGAACGGAGAGTTCAAAACCTTTGATGTCATTAAAGTCCCACTATTCCATTCGAACCATGAAAGAAAGGGTCTGGTCATCATCGGCAGGGATATTTCCCAGCAGAAGATCGCCGAAGAAATGCTGTTACGGAAAGAAAAACTTTCCGTTGTGGGAGAGCTTGCAGCGGGGATCGCACATGAAATCAGGAATCCCCTCACAAGTATCAAAGGCTTCATTCAGCTTTTGGAAGAAAACGAGCATGTATCCGGCCACTACCTTAAAGTCATGTCTTCTGAAATGGACAGGATCAATCAAATCGTCGGCGAGCTCCTCATTTTATCCAAGCCTCAAATGAGGGAATACCAGTCATTTGATATGAGTGACGTCCTGAGGTATGTAGTCAAGGTCATGGGACATGAAGCCCTTCTGAAAGGAATCACGTTGAATATCCAACTTCCATCCTCCCCGATTCATGTGTTTGGGGATAAGAATCAATGCATCCAGGTGTTTATCAACATCATTAAAAACGCCATTGAGTCCATGGATGAAGGGGAAATCGATGTTGATTGGAAAATAAGGAATGAGTCCATTCATATCATCATCGAGGATGAGGGGACTGGTATCCCTCCCGACCGTTTGAAACGACTGGGAGAGCCGTTCTTCACACTGAAGGAAAAGGGCATGGGACTCGGTCTTACGATCAGTCAAAAGATCATCGAAGACCATAAAGGATCTCTCCATATTGAGTCGGAAGTGAACAAAGGAACGAAAGTGGAAGTGACCTTTCCGGTGGTTCAAAATAGTTAA
- a CDS encoding YjiH family protein, with protein MNQQHRFTLTGHLRFIIPSLLGVFLFMIPIPGKDGITIPIAVLSGLLQDWIGSYVPAIMTGLIILTVIGTLITKIAHPDFIEKSPFFTSLFDVRPVWAVVRVVGAIFAVMTLFKLGPEWVWSDATGGLLLNADGLLTILFSVFLFAGLFLPLLLNFGLLELFGALLTKIMRPVFGLPGRSSIDCLASWLGDGTIGVLLTSKQYEDGYYTKKEAAVIGTTFSVVSITFCLVVISQVNLGEYFIPFYLTVSASGLLAAIILPRIPPLSRKPDTYFNGQEGKNTMEEIPEGYSRVGYGYEQALVQAKNNNSASKFFTDGMKNVLDMWMGVAPIVMAIGTTALIVAENTKFFEYIGMPLIPILELLQIPEATEASRSILVGFADMFLPAIFGSGIESELTRFVIACLSVTQLIYMSEVGGLLLGSKIPVDFKDLVIIFLQRTFLTLLVIVAIAHMIF; from the coding sequence ATGAATCAGCAACATCGTTTTACACTAACAGGTCATTTACGATTTATCATCCCTTCCTTATTGGGAGTTTTCTTATTTATGATACCCATTCCGGGGAAAGACGGGATTACGATTCCGATCGCGGTCTTATCCGGACTTCTGCAGGATTGGATCGGCAGCTATGTACCGGCCATTATGACAGGCTTGATTATCCTGACGGTCATCGGCACGCTCATCACAAAGATCGCACACCCGGATTTCATTGAGAAATCGCCGTTCTTTACAAGTCTATTCGATGTCAGGCCTGTATGGGCCGTTGTCAGAGTAGTCGGCGCCATCTTTGCCGTCATGACTCTATTCAAACTGGGACCTGAATGGGTCTGGTCTGATGCAACAGGGGGACTTCTATTAAATGCGGACGGACTTCTCACCATTCTTTTTTCTGTGTTTCTTTTTGCAGGGCTTTTCCTGCCCCTATTATTAAATTTCGGACTACTGGAATTATTCGGGGCACTCTTAACGAAAATCATGCGTCCTGTATTCGGCCTTCCGGGTCGTTCTTCCATTGACTGCTTAGCGTCATGGCTGGGGGACGGTACGATCGGCGTATTATTGACAAGTAAGCAATATGAAGATGGTTATTATACGAAGAAGGAAGCAGCGGTCATTGGGACAACCTTCTCAGTCGTTTCCATCACCTTCTGCCTTGTCGTCATTTCACAGGTGAACCTTGGGGAATACTTCATTCCGTTTTACCTGACCGTATCTGCATCCGGACTCCTTGCAGCGATTATCCTGCCGAGGATCCCGCCTTTATCCCGAAAGCCTGACACGTATTTCAATGGTCAGGAAGGAAAGAACACGATGGAAGAGATTCCTGAAGGATACAGCCGTGTCGGTTATGGCTACGAGCAGGCCCTTGTACAGGCGAAAAACAACAACAGTGCATCGAAGTTCTTCACAGATGGAATGAAAAATGTGTTGGATATGTGGATGGGTGTAGCTCCCATCGTCATGGCAATCGGGACAACGGCCCTGATTGTTGCCGAGAATACGAAGTTCTTCGAATACATCGGTATGCCGCTTATTCCGATCCTGGAGCTTCTGCAAATCCCGGAGGCAACGGAAGCATCACGCTCCATCCTTGTCGGGTTTGCTGATATGTTCCTGCCGGCCATCTTTGGATCCGGAATTGAAAGTGAGCTGACCCGCTTTGTCATCGCCTGCTTATCTGTTACACAATTGATCTACATGTCCGAGGTTGGAGGATTGCTGTTAGGGTCCAAGATCCCTGTTGATTTCAAGGACTTGGTCATCATCTTCCTGCAGCGTACATTCTTGACGTTACTAGTGATTGTAGCGATTGCTCATATGATCTTTTAA
- the sda gene encoding sporulation histidine kinase inhibitor Sda — protein sequence MTSLTKLTEEQLANVYQLAQKEGLEEDFIEMLEGEMERRESVYDRR from the coding sequence ATGACGTCTTTAACAAAACTTACAGAAGAACAGTTGGCAAATGTCTATCAATTGGCGCAGAAAGAAGGATTGGAAGAAGATTTTATTGAGATGCTAGAAGGGGAGATGGAGAGAAGGGAAAGTGTGTACGATAGAAGGTAA
- a CDS encoding short-chain fatty acid transporter, which produces MKGLISLSNKIMQRYLPDPFLFVVILTLVVFGLGLIFTESSSLEMVQYWGDGFWSLLAFSMQMVLVLVTGYVLASSPIFKRFLGFLASFAKSPGSAIVIVTVVSMIASWINWGFGLVIGALFAKELAKRVKGVDYRLLIASAYSGFVVWHAGFSGSIPLSIATDGHPFQDLIGVISTNETIFATSTLIIVAALFIVLPITNRMLMPSKEETITVDPELFNETAATLEKEAMTPADKLENSMILSIIVAVLGIVFLFSYFVKNGFALNLDIVNFLFLFLGILFHGTPKRFLAAVQEAIKGASGIVIQFPFYAGIMGMMTASGLAVVMSEAFVSISNDVTFYFFAFLSAGIVNFFVPSGGGQWAVQAPIMLDAAQTLDASVAKTAMAVAWGDAWTNLIQPFWALPALAIAGLKAKDIMGYCVIILVISGVVISLGLLFL; this is translated from the coding sequence ATGAAAGGACTTATTTCATTATCTAACAAAATCATGCAGCGTTATTTGCCGGATCCATTTTTATTCGTGGTCATTTTAACGTTGGTCGTGTTCGGTCTTGGGCTCATTTTCACTGAAAGTTCGAGTCTTGAGATGGTTCAGTATTGGGGGGACGGATTCTGGAGCCTGCTTGCCTTCTCCATGCAGATGGTACTGGTCCTTGTGACAGGGTACGTTCTTGCCAGCAGTCCAATATTTAAACGGTTCCTTGGGTTTCTTGCTTCGTTTGCAAAATCCCCTGGTTCTGCCATTGTCATCGTGACCGTGGTTTCCATGATTGCAAGCTGGATTAACTGGGGATTCGGACTTGTCATCGGGGCATTATTTGCAAAAGAACTGGCCAAACGGGTGAAGGGCGTCGATTACCGCTTGCTCATTGCCAGTGCCTACTCAGGCTTTGTCGTCTGGCATGCAGGGTTCTCCGGGTCGATTCCGCTTTCGATTGCGACTGACGGTCATCCGTTCCAGGATTTGATCGGGGTCATCTCGACCAATGAAACCATCTTTGCCACGTCCACACTCATCATCGTGGCGGCACTATTCATCGTCCTACCCATCACCAACAGGATGTTAATGCCATCGAAAGAAGAGACGATAACGGTTGACCCCGAGCTCTTCAATGAGACGGCTGCCACCCTTGAAAAAGAAGCGATGACTCCTGCCGATAAGCTTGAAAACAGTATGATCTTATCGATTATTGTGGCGGTCCTCGGAATTGTGTTCCTGTTCTCATACTTTGTTAAAAACGGTTTCGCACTAAATTTAGATATCGTAAACTTTTTGTTCCTCTTTCTCGGCATCCTCTTTCATGGGACGCCGAAGCGCTTCCTTGCCGCAGTACAGGAGGCCATTAAAGGAGCAAGCGGGATTGTCATCCAGTTCCCTTTCTATGCGGGGATCATGGGGATGATGACGGCATCCGGACTCGCTGTCGTCATGAGTGAAGCTTTCGTATCCATTTCCAATGATGTGACGTTTTATTTCTTTGCCTTCCTGAGCGCGGGGATTGTCAACTTCTTCGTTCCATCCGGTGGCGGACAGTGGGCCGTTCAGGCTCCGATCATGCTCGATGCCGCTCAAACCCTCGATGCATCGGTCGCCAAAACTGCCATGGCCGTTGCATGGGGTGATGCATGGACCAATTTGATCCAGCCATTCTGGGCTTTACCGGCTCTAGCCATCGCGGGACTGAAGGCAAAGGATATTATGGGTTATTGTGTGATCATCCTTGTCATCAGTGGCGTGGTTATTTCACTGGGGTTACTATTTTTATAA
- a CDS encoding BCCT family transporter, with amino-acid sequence MGNRTYLNKVFWISAIIVSILVVFGASFPKLFAQGANAAFGFTTYSFGWFYLAAVFFFVLFLLFLMGSKYGKIRLGKDDERPQYPFFTWIGMLFSAGFGIGLVFWGIAEPMSHFFETPIPGVEAQTEEAARLAMGYAFFHWGVSQWSVFTIVGLIIAYFQFRKGDNGLVSTSLTPMIGQRKGSQAIKNTIDILAVIATVMGVATSLGLGILQINGGLSSVFGIGSGTLTQLVIVLILLILYLTSSTTGLDKGIKWLSNLNLSLALILMIFVFIVGPTVFILNTFTLGIGDYISNFIRYSLRLTPYQGGTWVQDWTIFYWAWAIAWSPFVGAFIARVSRGRTIREFIVGVLVVPPLIALLWIAVFGGTALHLDLFSGTSIAEGVNKDVTSALFSTYGELPFTMVLSVLSILLIFTFLITSADSATYILSSMTTEGSLNPPMIVKVVWGVLIAAIAAVLLVSSGLEGLQTASLVSALPFTVILILMCVTLFRLLRKEKSKARQVKK; translated from the coding sequence ATGGGTAACCGTACATATTTGAACAAAGTGTTTTGGATTTCAGCTATTATTGTGTCCATCTTAGTTGTTTTTGGCGCTTCTTTTCCGAAACTTTTTGCACAAGGAGCGAATGCTGCATTTGGTTTCACCACTTATTCGTTTGGATGGTTTTATCTTGCCGCCGTGTTTTTCTTTGTGCTATTTCTACTGTTTCTTATGGGGAGTAAATACGGGAAAATACGTCTGGGAAAGGATGACGAACGGCCACAGTATCCATTCTTCACCTGGATCGGGATGTTATTTTCCGCCGGGTTCGGGATCGGACTTGTATTCTGGGGGATTGCAGAACCGATGAGTCATTTCTTTGAAACTCCCATCCCGGGTGTGGAAGCACAGACGGAAGAAGCCGCCCGCCTTGCAATGGGGTATGCCTTTTTCCACTGGGGAGTCAGTCAATGGTCGGTCTTCACGATTGTCGGGTTGATCATTGCCTACTTTCAATTCAGAAAAGGAGACAATGGACTCGTTTCCACCTCTCTCACTCCCATGATCGGTCAACGTAAAGGTTCACAAGCTATTAAAAATACGATTGATATACTCGCGGTCATTGCAACCGTCATGGGTGTCGCTACTTCACTCGGCCTCGGGATCCTGCAGATCAACGGAGGATTGAGTTCCGTCTTTGGTATAGGAAGTGGCACCTTGACTCAATTGGTGATCGTATTGATCCTGCTCATCCTTTACTTAACTTCCTCCACAACAGGACTTGATAAAGGCATTAAATGGCTCAGTAATCTCAATTTATCCTTGGCCCTTATTCTGATGATCTTTGTGTTTATCGTCGGTCCGACAGTTTTCATCTTAAACACATTCACACTTGGAATCGGTGATTACATTTCGAATTTCATCCGTTACAGCCTTCGTCTCACACCTTATCAGGGAGGGACCTGGGTACAGGACTGGACGATTTTCTACTGGGCATGGGCCATCGCCTGGTCTCCATTTGTTGGTGCTTTTATCGCACGGGTATCACGGGGGAGGACAATCAGGGAATTTATTGTAGGTGTACTGGTCGTTCCACCGCTCATTGCCCTCCTGTGGATCGCCGTCTTTGGGGGAACCGCCCTTCACTTGGATTTATTCAGCGGTACCTCGATTGCGGAAGGGGTCAATAAAGATGTGACGAGTGCCTTATTTTCAACATATGGTGAACTTCCCTTTACCATGGTCCTGTCTGTCCTTTCGATTCTGTTGATCTTTACCTTTCTCATTACGTCGGCTGACTCAGCGACATACATTTTAAGCAGCATGACGACAGAGGGGAGCTTGAACCCCCCAATGATCGTGAAGGTCGTTTGGGGAGTATTGATTGCCGCCATTGCAGCTGTGTTGCTCGTATCCAGTGGTCTTGAAGGATTACAGACTGCTTCTCTCGTCTCTGCACTGCCATTCACAGTAATCCTGATCTTGATGTGTGTAACGTTATTCCGGCTTCTTCGGAAAGAAAAAAGTAAAGCCCGTCAGGTAAAAAAATAA
- a CDS encoding Cof-type HAD-IIB family hydrolase, translated as MITFIATDMDGTLLNENQEISEANKQAILDAQEQGIEVVVATGRSYEEARYVIQEAGISCDIVCANGAEVRNKQGDIIYQAGIESARAREIAAVLNETGIYFEIYTDAGTYTENYEMGVELIVNIFTTANPGVSEEQVRQSARERFEKGHIKLVEDYGVLFEDDSQLVYKFLVFSFDEKQLQEANEKLNELSGIAISSSGKENIEVNSLEAQKGVALEKLLKDKGLSPENAMAMGDNLNDLSMMKVVGRPVAMGNALEQIKDFCPFITATNKEDGVAKAIQEVIQQPAK; from the coding sequence ATGATTACATTCATTGCTACAGATATGGACGGAACGTTATTAAATGAAAATCAGGAAATCAGTGAAGCGAATAAGCAGGCTATCCTGGACGCACAGGAGCAGGGGATCGAAGTGGTGGTTGCCACAGGCAGATCATATGAGGAAGCCCGCTATGTCATACAGGAAGCAGGCATCTCGTGCGACATCGTCTGTGCCAATGGAGCAGAAGTACGGAATAAACAAGGTGACATCATCTATCAGGCGGGGATTGAATCAGCACGTGCAAGAGAGATTGCTGCTGTCTTAAATGAAACAGGGATTTATTTTGAAATCTACACAGACGCGGGTACGTATACGGAAAACTATGAAATGGGAGTCGAGTTGATCGTCAACATTTTCACAACGGCCAATCCCGGCGTGTCTGAAGAACAAGTGAGACAATCTGCCAGGGAACGATTTGAAAAAGGACATATCAAGCTGGTGGAAGATTACGGTGTCCTGTTCGAGGATGACAGCCAGCTAGTTTACAAATTCCTTGTTTTCTCCTTTGATGAGAAGCAGCTACAGGAAGCGAACGAGAAGTTAAATGAACTATCAGGCATCGCCATCAGTTCATCGGGTAAAGAAAATATTGAAGTGAACAGCCTTGAGGCACAAAAAGGCGTCGCTCTTGAGAAACTCCTGAAGGACAAAGGACTTTCACCTGAAAATGCCATGGCCATGGGGGATAATCTAAACGACCTGTCCATGATGAAAGTAGTCGGTAGACCTGTCGCCATGGGAAATGCTCTGGAGCAGATCAAGGACTTTTGTCCATTCATCACGGCAACGAATAAAGAAGATGGTGTGGCTAAAGCGATCCAGGAAGTGATCCAACAACCGGCAAAGTAA